Proteins co-encoded in one Zymomonas mobilis subsp. mobilis ATCC 10988 genomic window:
- a CDS encoding HdeD family acid-resistance protein yields MRRLFSENRSWSWTMAYAVCQILFGIAAICFPFTMSIASGLFFGWILIVAAIFAIISGFSSRHIRGHWLDIVCGVIAFITGVIAIEYPVASALTIVWLIACWLLLVGLTQLFIAFRIVTERNWLLLRGIVNSLIALFLFFSSDKTSLAFLGLAVGFAFVSEGVGMAMLALRLKRLQEEDIIL; encoded by the coding sequence ATGAGACGTCTGTTTTCTGAAAACCGCAGTTGGAGTTGGACAATGGCCTATGCGGTCTGCCAAATCCTCTTCGGTATTGCCGCTATCTGTTTTCCCTTTACCATGTCGATTGCCAGCGGATTATTTTTTGGCTGGATTTTGATTGTTGCGGCTATTTTCGCGATTATTTCCGGCTTTAGCAGCCGTCATATCAGAGGCCATTGGCTCGATATTGTCTGTGGTGTTATCGCCTTTATCACCGGTGTGATTGCGATCGAATATCCGGTAGCGAGTGCGCTTACTATCGTTTGGCTGATCGCTTGCTGGTTGCTGTTAGTCGGTTTGACCCAGCTTTTTATCGCTTTCCGTATTGTGACGGAAAGAAATTGGCTGCTTTTACGGGGTATTGTGAATAGCTTGATCGCATTGTTCCTATTCTTTTCAAGCGACAAGACATCTTTGGCCTTTTTGGGTTTGGCCGTCGGCTTCGCTTTTGTCAGTGAAGGCGTTGGTATGGCAATGCTGGCCTTGCGCCTGAAACGCTTACAAGAAGAGGATATTATCCTTTAG
- the purQ gene encoding phosphoribosylformylglycinamidine synthase subunit PurQ produces MKAAVLVFPGSNCDRDLAVAIEKICGTKPLMVWHQESELPDDLDLIAVPGGFSYGDYLRSGAMAARSAVMPAVIKQAERGVPVLGICNGFQILTEAGLLPGALMRNAGLSFICRNVGLEIQNTTSPFTRLYKKNQKIHLPVAHHDGNYTADKATLDQLEDEDRVALRYTENVNGSARNIAGVLNKKGNVLGLMPHPERMIEDAHGGKDGYNMFASLMQVMA; encoded by the coding sequence ATGAAAGCTGCTGTCCTTGTCTTTCCGGGGTCGAACTGCGATCGCGATCTGGCTGTTGCTATTGAAAAAATCTGTGGCACCAAGCCTCTTATGGTCTGGCATCAGGAAAGCGAATTGCCGGATGACCTCGACCTTATCGCTGTACCGGGCGGATTTTCCTATGGGGATTATCTGCGATCTGGTGCCATGGCTGCCCGTTCAGCGGTCATGCCTGCGGTAATTAAACAGGCTGAACGTGGTGTGCCAGTTCTCGGTATTTGTAACGGTTTCCAGATCTTGACCGAAGCGGGTTTGTTGCCCGGTGCTTTGATGCGGAATGCTGGTCTGTCCTTTATTTGCCGGAATGTCGGGTTAGAAATTCAGAACACGACATCGCCTTTCACGCGTCTTTACAAGAAAAACCAGAAAATCCATCTGCCGGTTGCCCATCATGACGGGAATTATACCGCGGATAAGGCGACTTTGGATCAGCTGGAAGACGAAGATCGGGTGGCGTTGCGCTATACCGAAAACGTCAATGGTTCTGCCCGCAATATTGCTGGTGTTCTTAACAAGAAAGGCAATGTTCTTGGCTTGATGCCGCATCCTGAAAGAATGATCGAAGATGCCCATGGGGGCAAAGATGGCTATAACATGTTTGCATCTTTGATGCAGGTTATGGCTTAA
- the purS gene encoding phosphoribosylformylglycinamidine synthase subunit PurS produces the protein MKANVHVTLKNGVLDPQGKAIHHALERLGFSGVNNVRVGRLIELDLGDNVSDQEIEDMCRKLLANMVIESFRIEKVA, from the coding sequence GTGAAAGCTAATGTTCATGTGACGCTGAAAAATGGCGTTCTCGATCCTCAAGGCAAGGCTATCCATCACGCATTGGAACGGCTTGGTTTCTCCGGCGTGAATAATGTTCGGGTTGGCCGCTTAATCGAACTTGATCTTGGTGATAACGTCTCCGATCAGGAGATTGAGGATATGTGCCGGAAGCTGTTGGCTAATATGGTCATCGAAAGCTTTCGTATCGAGAAGGTTGCCTGA
- a CDS encoding KpsF/GutQ family sugar-phosphate isomerase, whose amino-acid sequence MQQSLQTVDDSTPYQDPSFSQFIKHGRNVILSEATAMHHLAASIGVDFAKAVSMLLETRGRIIVSGIGKSGHVGRKIAATLASTGSSAFFIHPAEAAHGDLGMMMNGDILIAISFSGRTRELLPMISYAQTLQVPVIVITSQKGDVLPKEATLSLRLPELKEACPANIAPTTSTTLTMALGDALAVSMMRHRGFSRDAFKLLHPGGQIGFRLQSISRLMHEGAALPLVHCKEPMRDVLVTMSRKSFGSAGVVNDEGELMGVITDGDLRRHADHLMESAAEDVMTSDPVTMRADDMAEDALILMTEKRITSLFILGKNGAKQPVGLLHIHDLTRMGL is encoded by the coding sequence ATGCAACAATCCCTTCAGACAGTCGATGACTCTACCCCTTATCAAGACCCCTCCTTTAGTCAATTTATCAAGCATGGGCGAAATGTCATCCTGTCCGAAGCCACCGCGATGCATCATCTCGCCGCCTCAATCGGTGTCGATTTTGCAAAAGCGGTCTCGATGCTGCTCGAAACGCGTGGCCGAATTATTGTAAGCGGTATCGGAAAATCCGGTCATGTCGGGCGGAAAATAGCCGCAACATTAGCTTCCACGGGTTCTTCCGCCTTTTTCATCCATCCGGCGGAAGCTGCCCATGGCGATTTGGGAATGATGATGAATGGCGATATCTTGATCGCCATTTCTTTTTCCGGTCGCACCCGCGAATTATTGCCAATGATCAGCTATGCCCAGACGCTTCAAGTGCCGGTCATTGTTATCACCTCTCAGAAGGGTGATGTGTTACCGAAAGAAGCGACTTTGAGCTTGCGCTTGCCAGAGTTAAAAGAGGCTTGTCCCGCGAATATTGCCCCAACAACGTCAACGACCCTAACAATGGCTTTGGGTGATGCATTGGCAGTCAGCATGATGCGGCATCGCGGTTTTTCTCGTGACGCCTTCAAATTACTGCATCCCGGTGGCCAAATAGGATTTCGGTTACAATCGATTAGTCGTTTGATGCATGAAGGGGCTGCCCTCCCCCTAGTACATTGCAAAGAACCAATGCGCGATGTTCTGGTAACCATGAGCCGGAAAAGTTTTGGAAGCGCAGGTGTCGTTAATGACGAAGGCGAATTGATGGGTGTAATTACCGATGGCGATTTGAGACGTCATGCCGATCACTTGATGGAAAGCGCGGCAGAAGATGTCATGACGTCTGATCCTGTAACCATGCGGGCAGATGATATGGCCGAAGATGCCTTGATTCTGATGACTGAAAAACGAATCACCAGTCTGTTTATCTTGGGTAAAAATGGTGCGAAACAGCCTGTTGGTCTGCTTCATATCCATGATCTGACCCGAATGGGTCTCTAA
- a CDS encoding efflux RND transporter periplasmic adaptor subunit, giving the protein MPHPDKKQETIEPSSAPSLSKKGKLKSWIISLIVLALIFLLIAYITHNNKANTQKSASHGHHGKSSKMGPPGDDGDMPVTVSIVKSKTADVPIVVEALGTVTPVSTITVKPQVSGYIKRILYTEGQMVKEGQPLALIDPRLYSAQLVQNEGALRRDIAQLENARIQLARDRQLGSDSIAKQDVDTQAATVHQLEGTVEADRGAVEYSKVNLGYTTIPSPVTGRVGLRPIDQGNYIAAGDSSGVAVVTSLDPIDVVFTMAQDFVPEVEKQVRTGRQLTGTAYDRTKTENLGEGWLLTLDNRIDTTSGTVKGKIRFHNATGKLFPNQFVNIHLNVETLRQVVTVPSTAIREADNGSYVWLVDKQRKVHRHFVTTGNSYGDNIVILKGLDANQLVVTEGGDRLIENSEVQTPAESSKEMNIKPRDNATKTQAKS; this is encoded by the coding sequence ATGCCTCACCCGGATAAAAAACAAGAGACAATCGAGCCGTCCTCTGCTCCTTCTCTCTCCAAAAAAGGAAAATTAAAAAGCTGGATCATTTCACTGATCGTCTTGGCTTTGATCTTTCTTTTAATCGCCTATATCACCCATAACAACAAGGCAAATACCCAGAAATCCGCCAGCCATGGTCATCATGGAAAATCCTCAAAAATGGGGCCCCCGGGGGATGATGGCGATATGCCGGTAACGGTCTCCATCGTCAAAAGCAAAACCGCAGATGTTCCAATCGTGGTCGAAGCTTTGGGGACGGTCACGCCGGTTTCGACGATTACGGTAAAGCCACAGGTCTCCGGCTATATTAAACGAATTCTCTATACCGAAGGACAGATGGTCAAAGAAGGCCAACCGCTTGCCCTGATTGATCCTCGCCTTTACTCAGCCCAGCTTGTCCAGAATGAAGGCGCATTACGTCGCGATATTGCCCAGCTTGAGAATGCCCGTATCCAGCTTGCCCGCGATCGGCAGTTAGGCTCTGATTCTATTGCAAAGCAGGATGTCGATACACAGGCCGCTACCGTCCATCAGTTAGAAGGTACGGTCGAAGCGGATCGCGGTGCTGTTGAATATTCCAAAGTCAATCTCGGTTATACGACAATTCCCTCTCCGGTTACCGGACGGGTTGGCTTGCGGCCAATCGATCAGGGGAACTATATCGCCGCTGGCGATAGCAGTGGCGTTGCGGTTGTCACGTCTCTTGATCCGATTGATGTCGTTTTCACTATGGCACAAGATTTTGTCCCCGAAGTCGAAAAGCAGGTCAGGACAGGTCGCCAGCTAACCGGCACCGCCTATGACCGGACAAAAACCGAAAATCTTGGGGAAGGGTGGTTGCTGACACTTGATAACCGCATCGACACCACCAGCGGGACAGTGAAGGGCAAAATCCGTTTTCATAACGCAACGGGGAAATTATTCCCGAACCAGTTTGTGAATATCCATTTGAATGTTGAAACCCTGCGTCAGGTCGTCACCGTGCCGTCAACGGCTATTCGGGAAGCTGACAATGGAAGCTATGTCTGGTTGGTCGATAAACAACGGAAAGTGCATCGCCATTTTGTAACAACAGGCAACAGCTATGGCGATAATATCGTCATTCTGAAAGGTCTGGATGCCAATCAGTTGGTTGTTACCGAAGGGGGCGATCGCCTGATTGAAAATTCCGAGGTGCAGACTCCAGCGGAATCTTCCAAGGAAATGAATATCAAACCACGGGATAACGCGACAAAAACGCAGGCTAAATCATAA
- a CDS encoding efflux RND transporter permease subunit, translating to MNPSRLFILRPVATSLIVIAIVLAGLLGFHYMSLSALPEVDYPTIQVSTLYPGASPEVISQTVSAPLERQFGQMSGLSRMTTKSAAGASVITLQFGLNEALDVAEQEVQAAINAANALLPADLPAPPVYAKVNPADSPVLTLAATSDTMPLTDVQNLVQTRLAQKISQVSGVGLVELSGGQRPAMRIQADTQALASYGISLSTLRTAIDNANANSAKGSFDGPTRSWQINANDQLLTVEDYKNLIIAMRNNRPVRMSDVAQVVAGAENNHLGAYYNITPAVIINVRRQPGANVIATVDNIKKQLPELEAGLPAGLKVSVVADRTTGIRASIEHVEVELVLAVVMVILVIFFFLHSIRATLIAAVAVPISLIGSFAAMYMMNYSLNNLSLMALTIASGFVVDDAIVMIENIERHIEAGVAPFQAALKGAQEIGFTIISLTISLIAVLIPLLFMSDVVGRLFREFAMTLAITILISAVVSLTLTPMLSARLLVAHRHKNPIGDRIQKGFERLEYHYEHGLRWVLGHQTLTLVLTIVTFIGTALFYVAIPKGLFPLQATGQLRIQTDTSPDVSYSRMAELQKQAAAKILQDPAVENLSVMSGVDGVTNSALNQGVMLVNLKEGISDEQPVIKRLYQAVGAVAGIRAHIQPVQDLTVDTDTGPTRFRLSVEGADTDSVHKAARAIADSLGQSKKLTDVYTDADAKGDAVYVNIDRETASRLSVTVADIDDTLYSAFGQRIISTIFTETNQYRVILEARPNLLNSIESLGHLNLAGSGTLPTPLNGFSTLKIGQAPLQIMHVAQFPAATVGFDLASNTALGDGVKAVRAQIARLDLPSGITTTLLGAASAYEKALGNQILLIFAALVCVYIVLGVLYESYIHPLTILSTLPSASVGAILALWVSGHDLDIIGIIGIILLIGIVKKNAIMMIDFAIAAEREEKKSPEEAIFNAATLRFRPILMTTLAALFAAIPLMIGHGSGAELRRPLGLAIFGGLLASQMLTVFTTPVIYLFFDRLGQKIAHFRRHKDSENEVTSA from the coding sequence ATGAACCCTTCACGTCTTTTTATCTTGCGGCCTGTCGCAACCTCGCTGATCGTCATTGCGATTGTGCTAGCTGGCCTGCTCGGCTTTCACTATATGTCGCTTTCGGCTTTGCCCGAGGTCGATTATCCGACTATTCAGGTTTCAACCCTCTATCCGGGGGCTTCACCTGAAGTTATCAGCCAAACGGTTTCCGCGCCTTTGGAACGGCAATTCGGGCAGATGTCTGGCCTTTCCCGTATGACCACCAAAAGTGCGGCTGGGGCATCGGTTATCACCTTGCAATTTGGCCTTAATGAAGCCTTGGATGTTGCAGAGCAGGAAGTGCAGGCGGCCATCAATGCCGCGAACGCCCTGTTACCTGCGGATCTTCCCGCGCCTCCTGTCTATGCCAAGGTCAATCCGGCAGATTCTCCGGTTCTCACCTTGGCGGCAACCTCTGATACGATGCCACTGACGGATGTCCAAAATCTGGTTCAAACCCGTCTAGCGCAAAAGATTTCACAGGTTTCCGGTGTCGGCTTGGTCGAATTATCCGGCGGCCAACGGCCAGCCATGCGGATACAAGCCGATACGCAAGCTTTGGCCAGCTATGGCATTTCGCTTTCAACGCTTCGAACGGCGATTGATAATGCCAATGCTAATTCTGCTAAAGGTAGCTTCGACGGGCCCACGCGTTCATGGCAAATCAACGCCAATGACCAGCTTTTGACGGTTGAAGATTATAAAAATCTAATCATCGCTATGCGTAATAATCGTCCGGTTCGGATGAGCGATGTGGCACAGGTTGTCGCAGGGGCTGAAAATAATCATCTTGGTGCTTATTATAATATTACACCTGCGGTTATCATCAATGTCCGGCGGCAACCGGGCGCAAATGTGATTGCCACGGTCGATAATATTAAAAAACAGCTTCCCGAATTGGAGGCCGGATTACCGGCTGGTCTCAAAGTATCAGTCGTCGCTGACCGGACAACGGGTATCCGCGCCTCTATTGAACATGTCGAGGTTGAGCTTGTCTTGGCCGTCGTCATGGTCATTCTGGTTATTTTCTTCTTTCTTCATTCTATACGGGCAACGCTTATTGCGGCGGTCGCGGTGCCGATCTCGCTGATCGGCAGCTTTGCTGCGATGTATATGATGAATTACAGCCTGAATAACCTCTCCTTGATGGCCCTTACCATTGCCTCTGGTTTTGTGGTTGATGACGCGATTGTGATGATCGAAAATATCGAACGCCATATCGAGGCCGGCGTGGCGCCTTTTCAGGCGGCGTTAAAGGGGGCGCAGGAAATCGGTTTTACGATTATCTCGCTGACTATCTCGCTGATTGCGGTTTTAATCCCGCTTTTGTTTATGAGCGATGTCGTCGGGCGGCTTTTCCGTGAATTTGCGATGACCTTGGCTATCACTATCCTGATTTCTGCGGTTGTCTCGCTGACATTGACCCCGATGCTATCGGCTCGCCTTTTGGTCGCCCATCGTCATAAAAATCCTATCGGTGATCGTATTCAAAAAGGCTTTGAACGGCTCGAATATCATTACGAACATGGCCTTAGATGGGTGCTGGGACATCAAACATTAACGCTTGTCTTAACGATTGTTACCTTCATCGGAACGGCTTTATTCTATGTTGCCATTCCAAAAGGTCTCTTCCCGTTACAGGCGACCGGACAGCTTCGGATACAGACCGATACCAGCCCCGATGTTTCCTACAGCCGGATGGCCGAATTGCAAAAACAGGCAGCGGCCAAAATATTACAAGACCCAGCGGTTGAAAATTTATCGGTGATGAGCGGTGTTGATGGTGTCACCAATAGCGCTCTTAACCAAGGGGTTATGCTGGTTAATTTGAAAGAGGGCATTTCAGATGAACAGCCGGTTATCAAACGCCTTTATCAGGCGGTTGGTGCTGTTGCAGGCATCCGCGCGCATATCCAACCGGTTCAGGATTTAACGGTCGATACCGATACGGGGCCCACCCGTTTTCGTTTGTCAGTCGAAGGTGCCGATACCGACAGCGTGCATAAAGCGGCACGCGCTATCGCTGATAGCTTGGGTCAAAGCAAAAAGCTGACAGATGTCTATACTGATGCCGATGCCAAAGGGGATGCGGTTTACGTCAATATTGACCGCGAAACAGCCAGCCGGTTATCGGTAACCGTTGCCGATATTGATGACACGCTTTATTCCGCTTTTGGTCAGCGTATTATCTCAACGATTTTCACTGAAACCAACCAATATCGCGTTATTCTCGAAGCCCGTCCCAATCTTTTAAATAGTATTGAATCTTTGGGACATCTCAATCTCGCGGGCAGTGGAACATTACCGACGCCTTTAAATGGCTTCTCAACTCTAAAAATAGGCCAAGCCCCGCTGCAAATTATGCATGTGGCGCAATTCCCAGCCGCAACGGTCGGCTTTGACTTGGCCTCTAATACCGCTTTGGGTGATGGGGTAAAGGCTGTCCGCGCTCAAATTGCCAGACTTGATCTCCCCTCTGGTATTACGACGACCTTGCTTGGCGCGGCCAGTGCTTATGAAAAAGCCCTCGGCAACCAGATACTCCTTATCTTTGCGGCTTTGGTTTGCGTCTATATTGTCCTCGGTGTTCTGTATGAAAGCTATATTCACCCGCTGACTATTCTTTCAACGCTACCTTCCGCCAGTGTCGGTGCCATTCTCGCTTTATGGGTCTCTGGACACGATCTCGATATCATCGGGATTATCGGCATCATTTTGTTGATCGGTATCGTCAAGAAAAACGCTATCATGATGATCGACTTTGCGATTGCCGCCGAAAGGGAGGAAAAGAAATCCCCCGAAGAAGCGATCTTTAATGCGGCAACCTTGCGTTTCAGACCTATCCTGATGACCACTTTGGCCGCCCTTTTTGCAGCCATTCCTCTGATGATCGGTCATGGCAGCGGGGCGGAATTGCGCCGTCCTCTTGGTCTTGCGATTTTCGGAGGGCTCTTGGCCTCGCAAATGCTGACCGTCTTTACAACGCCGGTGATCTATCTGTTCTTTGACCGTCTGGGACAGAAAATAGCGCATTTCCGCCGTCACAAAGATTCTGAAAACGAGGTAACATCGGCGTGA
- a CDS encoding efflux RND transporter permease subunit produces the protein MNLSRPFISRPIGTTLLTIGIALAGIIAYFKLPVAPLPQIDFPVIVVQASMAGASPDTMANSIAQPLERRLGVIADVTEMTSTSSVGSTQIALEFGLDRDINGAAREVQAAISAARADLPSTLQSNPSYLKVNPSMMPVMVLALTSDSKTPGQIYETVSNLVSQRLSQISGVGEVEIGGGSLPGVRIDVSPYALSRFGLSLEDVRATIESANANRPKGALESPDGHHFQIYTNQLGRDAKLYGDLVVAWRDGTTAIRLKDIASVTDGVADTRNLGLFNGHPAVIVLITQQPGANLINLVDSLRAELPHLEKMLPSDVHVTVANDRTSSIRSTLNEVRLTLIISLVLVIAVVGVFLRNLSAVVIPAVAASVSLLGTFAVMYFAGFSLNNLSMMAIIVATGFVIDDAIVVLENIARHLENGMGRMEAALLGAQEVGFTVLSISLSLVAVFIPLLFLGGIGGRLFREFAVSLSAAVLISMVISLTTTPMMCAWMLSPRKEDKKQGRIADFFEKSFAHVEKAYSYALNWALSMKPLMLVLFLLVLVLTVYLYAVVPKSFFPQQDSPILMAGVRADRSSSFQTMEKKLTKTVNILRQEKQVSTVIGFTGGKRSGSAFLMVELKPWGERKEKATTVINRLRPKLAQLTGISVFLSPMQDLRMGARSSDATYQYTLISDDSKALQDWVPKLTQALQTSNILTDVDNDLALNGIESMVNIDRDSASRLGISARNVDNALYDSFGQRQIATIYEDINQYPVVFEWAPKDQQGPQALQNLYIPANSSTNSASSTNTTAIAGTGTNAAGATSVANDSSALSVNSTGSGNSGDANSANPSLRDPSTGSALNTSASTMVPLPAIAKFSLHATDLSIQHDNGEAAATISFNLKSGHNLNEAQSEIKAKMAQLMVPANIRGNFAGTAKLGNDSGSQALLLLAALITIYIVLGILYENLIHPITVISTLPAAGVGAVLALMLIHMDFSVIALIGVFLLMGIVKKNAILVIDVALHLQREQGLSAEEAMRQSCILRFRPIIMTTLAAALGVVPLAIGFGEGSEFRQPLGVTIIGGLVVSQMLTLFTTPVIYIYFDRLSHWRPWRRKAKAENRLEKA, from the coding sequence GTGAATCTGTCGCGACCCTTTATCTCACGCCCGATCGGGACAACCCTTCTGACCATCGGAATCGCGCTTGCCGGTATTATTGCCTATTTCAAATTACCGGTCGCGCCATTACCACAGATTGATTTCCCCGTGATCGTGGTGCAGGCCAGCATGGCCGGTGCCAGCCCCGATACTATGGCAAACAGTATTGCCCAGCCTTTGGAACGGCGCTTGGGCGTGATTGCTGATGTCACTGAAATGACTTCCACCAGTTCGGTCGGGTCAACTCAAATCGCGTTAGAATTCGGCCTTGATCGCGACATCAATGGCGCGGCGAGAGAAGTGCAGGCGGCGATCAGTGCGGCCCGCGCTGATTTACCTTCCACTTTACAGAGCAATCCCAGCTATCTCAAAGTAAACCCTTCGATGATGCCGGTGATGGTGCTGGCCTTGACCTCGGACAGCAAAACACCGGGACAAATTTATGAAACGGTTTCCAATCTCGTTTCACAAAGACTGTCACAGATTTCCGGCGTTGGTGAAGTTGAAATTGGCGGCGGCTCCCTGCCGGGCGTTCGGATCGATGTGTCGCCTTATGCCCTTAGTCGTTTTGGCCTTAGCCTAGAAGATGTCCGCGCTACCATTGAAAGCGCGAATGCCAACCGCCCAAAAGGTGCCTTGGAAAGTCCAGACGGACATCATTTCCAGATTTACACTAATCAACTGGGGCGCGATGCCAAACTTTATGGCGATCTGGTGGTGGCGTGGCGCGACGGGACAACGGCCATCCGGTTAAAAGATATCGCCTCTGTCACTGATGGGGTGGCCGATACCCGTAATCTCGGTCTTTTCAACGGTCATCCTGCGGTCATCGTGTTGATTACCCAACAACCGGGTGCCAATCTTATCAATCTCGTGGATTCACTTCGGGCTGAATTGCCGCATCTTGAAAAAATGCTGCCATCGGATGTCCATGTTACGGTTGCCAATGATCGCACCAGTTCCATCCGTTCGACCTTAAATGAAGTCCGGCTCACGCTGATTATTTCGCTGGTTTTGGTGATTGCGGTCGTCGGGGTTTTCCTTCGGAATCTTAGTGCGGTTGTCATTCCGGCGGTGGCGGCCTCGGTCTCGTTGCTCGGCACTTTTGCGGTGATGTATTTTGCGGGCTTCTCGCTCAACAATCTTTCAATGATGGCGATTATTGTTGCCACCGGATTTGTGATTGATGATGCCATCGTGGTGCTCGAAAATATCGCCCGCCATCTTGAAAATGGTATGGGACGCATGGAAGCCGCCTTGCTCGGGGCGCAGGAAGTCGGTTTTACCGTTTTGTCGATCAGCCTGTCTTTGGTCGCGGTCTTTATTCCCTTGCTCTTTCTCGGCGGTATCGGGGGACGGCTGTTCCGTGAATTTGCGGTCAGCCTTTCGGCTGCCGTGCTTATCTCGATGGTCATTTCATTGACCACTACACCCATGATGTGCGCATGGATGCTGTCCCCGCGTAAAGAAGACAAAAAACAGGGACGCATTGCTGATTTCTTTGAAAAATCATTTGCTCATGTCGAAAAAGCCTACAGCTATGCTTTGAATTGGGCTTTATCCATGAAGCCTTTGATGCTGGTGCTTTTCTTATTGGTCTTGGTGCTGACGGTTTATCTTTACGCTGTCGTCCCCAAAAGCTTTTTCCCGCAACAGGATTCACCCATCCTGATGGCAGGGGTGCGCGCTGACCGTTCTTCTTCTTTCCAAACAATGGAAAAGAAACTGACCAAAACGGTTAATATCCTGCGGCAAGAAAAACAGGTTTCAACGGTCATCGGTTTTACGGGCGGTAAACGCTCCGGTAGTGCTTTTTTGATGGTGGAACTGAAACCATGGGGTGAAAGAAAAGAAAAGGCGACAACGGTTATCAATCGGCTTCGTCCCAAATTGGCGCAGCTTACGGGTATTTCGGTTTTTCTGTCTCCAATGCAGGATTTGCGGATGGGGGCGCGTTCTTCTGACGCCACCTATCAATACACGCTCATTTCTGACGATAGTAAAGCGCTCCAAGACTGGGTGCCTAAACTGACACAAGCCTTGCAAACGTCTAATATCCTGACAGATGTTGATAATGATTTGGCTTTGAATGGTATTGAATCAATGGTCAATATTGACCGTGACAGCGCCAGTCGCCTCGGTATCAGCGCACGCAATGTCGATAATGCGCTTTATGACAGCTTTGGTCAGCGCCAGATTGCAACGATCTACGAAGATATTAACCAATATCCGGTGGTCTTTGAATGGGCTCCCAAAGATCAACAGGGGCCCCAAGCGCTCCAAAATCTTTATATTCCGGCGAATAGTTCGACTAATTCGGCTTCCAGTACGAATACCACGGCTATTGCCGGAACGGGAACCAATGCCGCAGGTGCCACTTCGGTTGCCAATGACTCTTCGGCTCTTTCGGTCAATTCTACAGGCAGCGGGAATAGCGGTGATGCCAATTCAGCTAATCCGTCTTTGCGTGATCCCTCGACAGGTAGCGCATTGAACACCTCGGCCAGCACAATGGTGCCATTGCCTGCCATTGCGAAATTCTCGCTTCATGCCACGGATTTATCTATCCAGCATGATAATGGAGAGGCTGCCGCCACTATTTCGTTCAACTTGAAAAGCGGCCATAATCTCAATGAAGCACAAAGCGAGATTAAGGCAAAAATGGCACAATTGATGGTGCCTGCCAATATTCGGGGTAATTTTGCCGGAACGGCCAAATTAGGGAATGATAGTGGCAGCCAAGCCTTGCTCCTTTTAGCGGCGCTGATAACCATCTATATTGTCTTGGGTATTCTTTACGAAAATCTGATCCATCCGATTACGGTGATTTCTACTTTACCAGCGGCGGGGGTAGGGGCTGTTTTGGCTCTCATGCTCATCCATATGGATTTCTCTGTCATCGCTTTGATCGGGGTCTTCCTGTTGATGGGTATCGTCAAAAAGAATGCTATTCTGGTCATTGATGTGGCCTTGCACCTCCAAAGAGAACAGGGCTTATCTGCGGAAGAAGCCATGCGGCAATCTTGTATTTTGCGCTTCCGTCCTATCATTATGACTACTTTGGCAGCGGCTCTCGGGGTTGTGCCTTTGGCTATCGGTTTCGGTGAAGGTTCAGAATTTCGCCAACCTCTGGGTGTTACGATTATCGGCGGTTTGGTGGTCAGCCAGATGTTAACGCTGTTTACAACGCCGGTTATCTATATCTATTTTGACCGCTTATCTCATTGGCGGCCATGGCGGCGAAAGGCCAAAGCTGAAAATAGGTTGGAGAAAGCATGA